One segment of Ziziphus jujuba cultivar Dongzao chromosome 12, ASM3175591v1 DNA contains the following:
- the LOC107428284 gene encoding sphingosine-1-phosphate lyase isoform X2 yields MDYYSSLKSFTLHARDSANSFLSEYEPLVLVSAPLFALLVAWIVQSLLNVLHDKGLKATIIGFVMSSIKLVPGVKRYIDSEKQKVVDKLQSGGKSKREGWRTELPSTGLGAGVLDRMKDDKRNDVSWQGKCSGTVYIGGSESEGHFSVINEACSMFAHTNPLHLDVFKSVARYEAEVVAMTAALLGGKEKSSGGQICGNMTSGGTESILLAMKSSRDYMKAMKGISKPEMIIPVSAHSAYDKAAQYFNIKLWRVPVNKEFQADVKAIRRYINRNTILIVGSAPGFPHGIIDPIEELGELASTYGICLHVDLCLGGFVLPFARKLGYPIPPFDFSVKGVTSVSVDVHKYGLAPKGTSVVLYRNHDIRKNQFVAVTEWSGGLYVSPTIAGSRPGGLIAGAWASMMSLGEEGDYLSHCILTFCRVLGKHQTNYGCVKTNTERDKGNSRVVYSWKARYDNCSIWI; encoded by the exons ATGGATTATTATTCCTCTCTGAAATCATTTACGCTTCACGCTAGAGATTCCGCCAATTCATTCTTGTCGGAATACGAGCCTCTGGTTCTGGTTTCAGCTCCTCTCTTTGCTCTCCTTGTCGCTTGGATAGTTCAATCGCTTCTTAATGTTCTTCACGACAAAGGTCTCAAAGCTACCATCATAGGGTTTGTCATGAGCTCCATcaa ATTAGTTCCAGGCGTCAAGCGTTACATCGATTCCGAAAAACAGAAG GTTGTGGATAAGTTACAATCTGGTGGTAAATCTAAAAGAGAAGGTTGGAGGACCGAGTTGCCTAGCACAGGGTTAGGTGCAGGAGTCTTAGATAGAATGAAAGATGATAAAAGAAATGACGTGAGTTGGCAAGGAAAATGTTCTGGTACAGT CTATATCGGAGGAAGCGAATCTGAAGGACATTTTTCTGTGATTAATGAGGCATGTTCAAT GTTTGCACATACCAATCCCTTGCATTTGGATGTATTCAAGAGTGTGGCACGTTATGAAGCAGAAGTAGTTGCAATGACAGCTGCACTGCTTGGAGGAAAGGAAAAGTCTTCTGGAGGACAAATATGTGGAAACATGACCTCAGGCGGAACTGAAAGCATATTATTAGCAATGAAATCATCACGTGACTATATGAAAGCCATGAAAGGAATATCTAAACCTGAAAT GATAATACCTGTATCTGCTCATTCGGCTTATGACAAGGCTGCACAATATTTTAACATTAAGTTGTGGCGTGTCCCTGTAAATAAAGAGTTTCAAGCAGATGTCAAAGCAATTAGAAGATATATCAATCGAAATACTATTTTG ATTGTCGGATCAGCACCTGGTTTCCCTCATGGCATCATTGACCCCATCGAG GAGCTTGGTGAATTAGCATCTACATATGGAATATGTCTTCACGTTGACCTTTGTCTTGGTGGCTTTGTGTTACCTTTTGCTCGTAAGCTTGG gtatccTATTCCACCATTTGATTTTTCTGTGAAAGGAGTGACCTCAGTATCAGTGGATGTGCATAAATATGGGTTGGCTCCAAAAGGAACGAGTGTGGTTCTGTACCGAAATCATGACATTAGAAAG AATCAATTTGTAGCTG TTACTGAGTGGTCGGGTGGGTTGTATGTGTCTCCAACCATTGCTGGAAGCAGGCCTGGTGGTTTAATAGCTGGAGCTTGGGCATCAATGATGTCTTTGGGAGaagaag GTGATTATCTTTCCCATTGCATTCTGACATTCTGCAGGGTACTTGGAAAACACCAAACAAATTATGGATGTGTCAAAACAAATACAGAAAGG GATAAAGGAAATTCCAGAGTTGTTTATAGTTGGAAGGCCAGATATGACAATTGTAGCATTTGGATCTAA
- the LOC107428284 gene encoding sphingosine-1-phosphate lyase isoform X1 — translation MDYYSSLKSFTLHARDSANSFLSEYEPLVLVSAPLFALLVAWIVQSLLNVLHDKGLKATIIGFVMSSIKLVPGVKRYIDSEKQKVVDKLQSGGKSKREGWRTELPSTGLGAGVLDRMKDDKRNDVSWQGKCSGTVYIGGSESEGHFSVINEACSMFAHTNPLHLDVFKSVARYEAEVVAMTAALLGGKEKSSGGQICGNMTSGGTESILLAMKSSRDYMKAMKGISKPEMIIPVSAHSAYDKAAQYFNIKLWRVPVNKEFQADVKAIRRYINRNTILIVGSAPGFPHGIIDPIEELGELASTYGICLHVDLCLGGFVLPFARKLGYPIPPFDFSVKGVTSVSVDVHKYGLAPKGTSVVLYRNHDIRKNQFVAVTEWSGGLYVSPTIAGSRPGGLIAGAWASMMSLGEEGYLENTKQIMDVSKQIQKGIKEIPELFIVGRPDMTIVAFGSNVVDIFEVNDILTSKGWHLNALQRPNSIHICVTLQHVPVVEDFLRDMKESVKTVKENPGPKDGGLAPIYGAAGKIPDRGMVQELLVNYMDGTC, via the exons ATGGATTATTATTCCTCTCTGAAATCATTTACGCTTCACGCTAGAGATTCCGCCAATTCATTCTTGTCGGAATACGAGCCTCTGGTTCTGGTTTCAGCTCCTCTCTTTGCTCTCCTTGTCGCTTGGATAGTTCAATCGCTTCTTAATGTTCTTCACGACAAAGGTCTCAAAGCTACCATCATAGGGTTTGTCATGAGCTCCATcaa ATTAGTTCCAGGCGTCAAGCGTTACATCGATTCCGAAAAACAGAAG GTTGTGGATAAGTTACAATCTGGTGGTAAATCTAAAAGAGAAGGTTGGAGGACCGAGTTGCCTAGCACAGGGTTAGGTGCAGGAGTCTTAGATAGAATGAAAGATGATAAAAGAAATGACGTGAGTTGGCAAGGAAAATGTTCTGGTACAGT CTATATCGGAGGAAGCGAATCTGAAGGACATTTTTCTGTGATTAATGAGGCATGTTCAAT GTTTGCACATACCAATCCCTTGCATTTGGATGTATTCAAGAGTGTGGCACGTTATGAAGCAGAAGTAGTTGCAATGACAGCTGCACTGCTTGGAGGAAAGGAAAAGTCTTCTGGAGGACAAATATGTGGAAACATGACCTCAGGCGGAACTGAAAGCATATTATTAGCAATGAAATCATCACGTGACTATATGAAAGCCATGAAAGGAATATCTAAACCTGAAAT GATAATACCTGTATCTGCTCATTCGGCTTATGACAAGGCTGCACAATATTTTAACATTAAGTTGTGGCGTGTCCCTGTAAATAAAGAGTTTCAAGCAGATGTCAAAGCAATTAGAAGATATATCAATCGAAATACTATTTTG ATTGTCGGATCAGCACCTGGTTTCCCTCATGGCATCATTGACCCCATCGAG GAGCTTGGTGAATTAGCATCTACATATGGAATATGTCTTCACGTTGACCTTTGTCTTGGTGGCTTTGTGTTACCTTTTGCTCGTAAGCTTGG gtatccTATTCCACCATTTGATTTTTCTGTGAAAGGAGTGACCTCAGTATCAGTGGATGTGCATAAATATGGGTTGGCTCCAAAAGGAACGAGTGTGGTTCTGTACCGAAATCATGACATTAGAAAG AATCAATTTGTAGCTG TTACTGAGTGGTCGGGTGGGTTGTATGTGTCTCCAACCATTGCTGGAAGCAGGCCTGGTGGTTTAATAGCTGGAGCTTGGGCATCAATGATGTCTTTGGGAGaagaag GGTACTTGGAAAACACCAAACAAATTATGGATGTGTCAAAACAAATACAGAAAGG GATAAAGGAAATTCCAGAGTTGTTTATAGTTGGAAGGCCAGATATGACAATTGTAGCATTTGGATCTAACGTAGTGGACATATTTGAAGTTAATGATATATTGACATCTAAAGGCTGGCATTTAAATGCATTGCAGAGACCTAACAG CATTCATATATGCGTAACCCTTCAACATGTACCAGTTGTTGAAGACTTCCTTAGGGATATGAAGGAATCTGTGAAAACT GTGAAAGAAAATCCAGGTCCAAAAGATGGAGGTTTAGCTCCCATATATGGTGCGGCAGGGAAGATTCCTGATAGAGGCATGGTTCAGGAACTGCTGGTAAA